CTAAAATTACATTCAATCATTCCTCCTCAAAGAATACAactacaataaaacacaaacatTTCACACCAAATGAGATCACTATATGAATTCTTCCACGTCATTGTGATTTATCTTCTACTAGTAAATTATGTGTAAATTATAATagtaatttatataatatttttaatttgattaaatacttacttttatgtttaatttaataataattaatagaaATTAGTGAAAAAAACACCGTGCATTTGAAAGAGTAGTATTGAGAATAAGTTGCAGCAACAATATTAAAATATCAGTGTAAGAACAATTTTAGAATAAAAAGATGATATATTCTAACAGAtagattttttatataataataatatatgagtaggtaggtctcttgtgagacagtctcacgaatattttttctgtgagacgggtcaaccctaccgatattcaatatgaaaattaatacttttaacataaaaatcaatatttttaacataaaaagtaatactttttcatagactACACaaataatgatatatatatatatcattatatatatatatatatatatatatatatatatatatatatactatatttatatatatatatatatactatatttatatatataatgatatttaaaaaatatataaattttctcCTTCTGTAAAAGGTGAGAAAGTAGTTTGACAGTGATGAATCACTTTCAACGAAGTACTCTTATGTCTCCATCTTTCATCATTTACTCGATTCACAACTCTCAACACTGCACATTTTATCTGTACAATTCGTctttttataattcattattaCTATTTTCATTTATTGTTGTTGTCTTGGAGGAGTGTTTGGTAGTTGGAATGAAAATGAGCTCAAACCCCCACGAGCGATTGGTTTAAAACGGTGGTGATTGTtagaatataaaaattattactttaattatattatgtgaatttgattttttttagttcTTATATGAGTTTCAATGTTCGATCCATTCATGGTTTTAACATGATATTAGAGAAAGATTAATATATATGAATGAGATTTTCAAttctttgtttttaaaaaatttaacgaGTACAATTCACTGTTGATGACAATAATTCCTATATTGGAAGAACAACCAAATATCTAtcggacaaaaacttgtgtgagacggtctcacgggtcgtatttgtgagacggatctcttatttgggtcacccatgaaaaaatattactttttatgctaagagtattactttttattgtgaatatgggtagggttgacccgtctcacagattatgatccgtgagacggtctcacatgatacccACTCTATCTATCGAATGGCGAAGTGGTGCAATAATCGAGAGGATGGCTATTAGAGAACTTTTATTGCTAAAAGTAATGTTTGAACTGTTgtacattttaaaattttgaactaCATTGATATCACAAAACCTTGAAATTTTGAGATTTCATTTAATTGTGAATTGTGGAAGGGCGTGAGTTCTTAATtggaaaaaagaaataaataaacaaaagaCTAGTGACATCGACCACCCAATGTGATATTTTGTAAAGTGACGAACATTCAATCTTATATTTATATGTGATTAAACAATGTCAATGAGATTAGGATGAAGCTGAGAAAATAAAAGGGTATCATATAATAGATatgtataaataaaaatataaaagccatataaaatataaacaaaTGGTTTTAACTTATAACATACTATTAGAGAAAGAAAATCAACCATATAACACAATCCTCCTACATTCTCTAATATATGTAATTTATGTGcgagataaaaaataatatttgtgaAGATGTGATGTTTCGACACAATAGGTGAAATGTGTCAATTACTACTTATCGGAAATTTACAATCCATCGAGTATAATACATCAATAGATACTTGTCAATTTCTAGGAACTAACAAATTTGTGGATCTCATAGAATATACATCCTACGAGTTATCTAGTTTGACCAAACATCCTTGCTCTTATCTTCAATCCCATTCCACTTACGATTAAATTGTTTCACTAACCTATGATTTCTAATAAAAGGTAATGGAAATATCCACAATCCTATCCGATGTTCTTTTTTTAATATGTTTACAAGCCTAATACATGACAACTGGCCAAACAACTCCCAGATGTCCTGCCACATATCTGCCCAAAACGACAAGATTGTGCCCCCACGTGACGGGTCAAACTGATAATTTAGACGTGGGTTGTGTTTGGACCCCTCCAAAAAAGTAATAAAATTACTCAAAACTCGACCAATCAGAAGTAGACATACCCTTTTCCGATAAAGTCTAGTCTGCATATTTTACGTTCGGAGACACTGACCAAAGCAACGGCTATTTTTCTCATTCTGTTTATACATCGAAAGATGCGATGATACGCCAGGTGCCGTTTTAGTTTCATGTCCTTTTTTCTATGTTTagattatattaaattaattctGGTGCAATTGTTCATACGTTGCATGGATATAAGGGCATTTCTGTTATATAAAATTCTTGTGGCCGAGGGTATTGTTGTGGTGGGAATATATTTATTAACactgaattttataaatttgaacaagCTAAATTTATGCTAGGTGCGATAAGATATATCTTTTGTTACTTGAAACATTTGAATTGGTTAATATATTAACGAAGAAGTAATGAATTTCCGTTTTGATCAAAGCATGTAAGAGTTTTTTACACAAGAGATTGAATCTCTGAAAAATTTCAATGCGATCTTAATCATCTGCATGCAAAGAATACACACATGACTACATAAATGATTGAATGCTAACAGAGTATCGGTTTTCAGTTGGGTGAAGGAAGAGTCGTGGGATCAGCCGAGGAAGGAAGTTCTTGACCTAACCGACAACCTTCGAGCATGAAAACTACGTCAGTCATAGAAGGCCTCTCCATAGGGTCAGGCATTGTGCAAAGCAGTCCAACTTTAACCCCTAGCAAGAACTCTTCCCATTCAGATGACTCGGGGTCGAGCTCGAGCAAACCTGGCTCGAGAAGCTCTGAAACTTGGCCCCTTTGTAACTGCCTCTTCACCCATTTAACAATATCCTCATCTTGAGTGAACATCACCGGTTTTTTCCCAGTTAGAATTTCCAACACCACGATCCCGAAACTATATACATCCGCTTCTTTACTCGGTTCCCCTGTTAGGGTGGCTTCTGGTGCCACATAACCGATAGTACCCACTGGTGTGGTAGATGTGGAGGCTTCAGCTGGAGTTGGTATCGTTACTTTATCTAACCCAAAATCAGAAAGATGGGCTTCAAAATCAGCATCAAAGAGGACATTTTGTGGCTTTACATCACCATGGATTATAGAGACAGAATGCAAGAATGCTAGACCGCGAGCAATTCCTAGTGCAATAAGGTGACGCATTGGCCAGTTTAAGACATGCCCTTCTTGGTGTgatgcttcttgaagaagggTGCCCAAGTTTCCATTTGGCATGTAATCGTAAACAAGAAGTCGCATATCAGGAGGTGGCCCTGCATAATAGCCTCTAAGAACTGTTAAGTTGCAGTGTTTAACTTTTCCAAGATATTCGGCTTCTTTATGGAAGGTGTTCTCTTCGATAGATGTGCTGGGAAGACGACGAATTGCGAGAACCATTCCATCAGCATAAGTGGCTTTAAACAACAGCCCATACTTACCCCTGCTCAACACATTTTCCTCGTCAAATTGCCTCGTGGCCTCCTCAGTTTCTGCATATGTAATCTTGTTATTGAACATGATAAGCTTCGGAGCCCCATTCTCTCCACTTCCTCGCGCCCCTTGTGAACCAGGACTAGGGCTCCGTTTCTTCTCTCCAGCTGAATCAGCTCGCAACTTCTTGTGCCATCTTAGGAGACTGTAAATGTACCCACAACAGCAGAATAGCAATATCAAGCTCCCAGCTACAGCCACAGTTATAAAAAGAATCAATCTCCTCCTCTTTTGTCTTTTCGTGCTAATGCAGTTCTTTTTCAAAGGCCTCCCACACAAATTTTCATTCATAGCATAAATGCTAGGATCACTAAATCGAGAAGCTAAGGCCCCTGGGATCTCACCCTTGAGATCATTAACCGACAAATTTAAGTGCTGCAAGGTAGAAATTGTCGAAAGATTTGCTGGGATAACTCCAGTCAGATTATTCGAAGAGAGATCCAGTTCTGTTAAGTTTGATAACCTTGGCAATGTTTCAGGAATGCGACCTGAGATGTGATTTGAATCCAATAATAAAGCAAGCAAAGATGAACAGTTGGAAATTCCTTCTGGGATTTCACCAGTTAAACTGTTCTGGCCCAGGTCAAGCCTCTGTAAATCAGATAAAATGGAAAATTCACTGGGAATATCACCGGTTATGCCATTTTCTCTCAGCTCTAGAACTTTAAGACTCGAACAATTGCTCAATTCGACGGGAATTGTACCATTCAATCGATTGTGTGACAACAAAAGAGCGACCAATGATCCCAGAAAACCATAAGTAATCGGAACCCCACCATGAAAACTATTTGATGAAAGATTAAGATACTGCAAACTAGACAAACTACTGAACCCTTCAGGCACTTCACCGGACAAGGAATTATCATCCAAAGCCACAGTTTGTAAATTTGGCAATCCAAAGAGCTCAACAGGTAACTCGCCTGACAAGTTTTGCTTACTCAAATCAAGACTTTTGAGTCTCATAAGATTCCCAATACTCGAAGGAATCACTCCTGAGAACCCACAGCCACTCATATTCAGAACCTCCAACCCCTTCAGTTCCCCAACGTTCAGCAGCACTCCATCTGAAAATTTGTTGTTGCTCAAATTCAGGGTGCTCAGATTGACAAGTCTCATCAACTCCACCGGCACAGTGCCAGTCAACTTATTATCACTCAAATCCAACGACTCTAACGAAGATATACCCCCTAAACTCACTGGAACCAAACCAGTGAACAAATTCCTACCAAGAATCAACGCATTCAAACTCTTCATTCCTCCCAAAAAATCTGGAATCAAACCCGAAAATTTATTATTCCCAAGATCGAGAACTTTCAGGGAAACAAATTTTGTCACACTTTCAGGAATTCCCCCAGTTAAAGAGTTATTACCCACTCTAAACAACTCCAAAGCGACTAAATTCCCAATGAGATCTGGTAACATCCCAGAAATTGAATTCCCTGAAATATCTAAACTCTTTAACGTAGaaatattgtttaaaaaatCAGGGAACACACCATTTATCTGATTCTCGTGAAGGtctaaaacttcaagaacactaACACACGTTCCTCCATTATTACTGTCGATTCCCGTGAACCCGTTAGAACTCAGTATAAGAATTTTGACTGTAGCATTTAATGCCGAGATTTTGCAGAAAAGTGACGAAGAAACCATACCGGAGAGCTGATTATCCGGTAGGGAGATGACTTGAAGACTTCTGAGTGACCCCAACGTAGCCGGCACAACGCCGGAGAGCATATTATCCCCCGCGCTGAAGTGGATAAGCGAAGAACAATTCGCAAGGGCAGATGGAATAGTACCGTATAGTTCGTTGTCGTCGAGCCACAAGTACTGTAACTGCTGCAACGCTCCGATATTTGCCGGAATCGAGCCGGAGAAAAGGTTGAATGAAAAATTGATGAGCTGAAGCTGGTGGGTCGACGAAAAACTCGCTGGCATTTCGCCGGAGAACGAGTTTGATGAGAGATCAAGAACTTTCAAGCTCACCTGAAGCTCCCCGTATACTTTTCCGGATATGAAATTATGAGCTAGGTCAAGAACTTGGAGATTCTTGAGATTTGAGAAAAATGCGGGCGGAATTTCTCCCGTGAGTAAATTGTACTGCAAATAGATAACACGTAGAAACGAGCACTCGGCCAGTGAGCTTGGGATTGAGCCATTCAAGTTGTTCGAATGCAGGCTCAACCGGCGCAGCAGGCGCAGGTTGCCAAGCTGGTCGCTGAGCCGGCCGCCGAGCTGCATCCGTGGCAGTCGAAGCTCGTGCACCCTGGCATCAGCGCACAGAATGCCGCTCCAGTCGCACGGCGCTGCTGGCGTGGAGGCATCCCAGCCATCCATCACGCCGCGAGGGTCGTGCAGATTGAGTTTGAATGAAAGTAACGCCTGGATTTCGGAGTCCAGGCCGGCGCATGTTACGGCGGCGGTTACGGCTGCCCAGAGCACCACCACGAAGAGGATACTAGCCGTTGGCATGGGGGGAAACGAAGAATGGCGACGATATGCGGGTGAAATTCTAGGAATGCGCAAATGGTGCGTATTGTAGCAGTAGCAGAGAAGAAATGGAATCAAGGAAGGCCATACAGCGCGGACCGTGCAGTGGGTTTTTTTTTATAGTGACAATTTGAAATTCGCTAAACATGATTAGTTCGACACACTACCTTTTCCCCCATGTTTGTTCCCGAGTTACGAGATTTGCATTACCATTTTTGTTAATGATTTATTCCATTCGACGTGGAAATGAAAGAGGGTTAGTCGACGTGGCTTGGGTAGTTCTAAGCATATagagtttttttaattttttttttttaaaaaaaaatccaattacaaaaatgaaagataatttttttataggTCATAGATCAAAATTCAACAAGAAATGTGATTTATTACATCGGTCTAACAAATCAAACTTCATTTTCATCAGCAATTTAGATTAACAAAACTTAATGGTATTTGAAATCGTCAGTTAATGTTCTAGCCGAGATCGAGCTTGATTTCGAGCTCGAAACTTTTATTGAATCGAGCTCGAACTTAATGGTATTTGAGCTCATGTAGTTTCTTGGGCTAATTTGTTAGGTTTTGAGTATTGTGCCACATCGATTAACTTAGTAAAATAAGAGtgattgaaaaatataaaagaaaaaccACACCTCTTAAATGGATGTAAGAATGCTCGAGCTCGAGTCTAACTCGTTAAACGATCTATTAACGATCCGATTTTGAGCTGCTCGTGAGCTCGGTGATTTCACAACGATCCGATCTCGAGCTTTATGATAAAATCCTGAATCAAGCTCAAGCCTATGTTGGCCTTAAACGAGCCGAGATCGAGCCTGTTATTGTTTGGCTATTTTACATCCCTAATTTTAGgtcaaatttacattttttttctaattttaatCATAGTGCTGACATAAACGTCAGTAAATGATGTTTCTGTTACTATGCATTGTTGGCGTGGAACTATAAAACTGATGTGTTCTATGTCAAGTCAACAATCGATTAAAAAAGGAccataatttgaaaaatattttaactaagAACGTGAAAAAAAAATCGTCACTACAAGAATTTTGGCATACAACAACGCacctacaacaacggttttcactaaaaccaTTGTCATATATTTTTTAACAACGATTTTATTGAAAACAATTGTCTTAGGTATTTTTTTTAAGCAAAAGACAACGTTTTCTAAAAGCCGTTGTCTTTTGAGCGTTTTTttagggtcaaagacaacggttttataaaccgttgtctattagcatgTTTTTTCGGATAATCcacaacggttttagaaaactGTTGCGGATTAGCGTGTTTTTAAGACAAAACCACAACGGTTTTTGTAATATGTTgtaatatttagcgacggttttatcaaaaccgtcgcatgtttaaattagcgacgattttaacaaaaatcgtcgctaaatatagggacaattttataattaaaaattgcgacggttttattaaaaaacGGTCGCTAATAGCGATGACTTTAGCTTAACcatcgctaatagcgacagtttaacCACAAaatgtcgctaatagcgactatttattcaaaaaccgtcgcaaattgtctataaatTTCCGTACTCTCGGTCCATTTTCTTCACACCTTAAATTTTTCTCTCTCAGATGATTTTAAATTCGAAATATGATAAGTTTTTTCGtttcaaattttgataaatTTCTAAGTTAGTTAGTATAATGAATATTATTAGTTTAGTCAGATTGTAACTTTTTTggcagatttattaaattataaaaatatttttttaacgtAAAAAAGTTGTGACGAATTTAGTTAAAAACGTTGCTAATTAGCGACCGTTTAATCAAAATCCGTCGTTAATTATAGATAGTTTACTCAAAACCTGTCGCTAAGTAGCGACGATTTATTACGGAAACCATATGATAAACCGTCCAATATGATAGCTACGACAATGGTAattaaccgttgtctttgaacgCACTTGCCACAACACCCTCAGTTATAACAATTTTTAAATAGTCTACGGCAACAGATAAAATTTGTTGTCATTTAACGTTTTTCTTGTAATGTGTTTAAATTATGtgataaaaatgtaattttctcCATAATGATATAtctgaaaattaatattattattttagaaaAATGAATTTGCGATACATACATGTTATGGTTGAAAAATTTATAGGGTTATAAATTTGTGTGGACTAAACAATTTCATAATAGaacttattatatatataaaagcccTCATTTATGGTGTCATTGATGAAGCATAACTCTCTCAATTCAATTTATTCAAGTTGGCCCCCTATATTAATTACCGAAATTCACGCTCATACAATATGAAAATATAATGAAGttaattatattttcatattttttctaCCACCAAAtagaaatataataaatatccaATAAATCAAAATGAATACAACTATCATaaataaatagaataaaatacattatattaaaaaaaaggaTATGTTCGATTATTTAAGTTGTCACCTTCAAATTGTGATTCTTGTGAACTATCTGAGCTGTAAGTCCTGACCATAtaagataaaaataaataatcacaTATACCACTTTCTCCATTGATGCCACCCGGGTCGAACAGTGGAGTCGGGTCGGTAACTCTACCAGGTAAGCTATCAAGAATACGGGAAGAAATATGAGCTAAGACGGCGGACTGGAAAGAAGATTCTTCGTTGGCCTTTGAAAGATCTGCCAATAAGAAAaacaaccacgtgaatgggcgccggagggggtccccggcgtggccactccgatgcttaagtcagcagggtactcaagcaataaaaccaatgtagccaagtgatggctgtgatattggtgtgcAATAAATGAGTGTGTTAAATGTTCATTAATATCTGAATGAAGGAATAAATgcaaaacctggtatttatagtggaggaaataatgatgacctcgttttttGGGACGTGCGCATTAAATATACTAGGGCGGCTGATTATACCCTattgttctgacatgtcaaatcataTATTGGTCATATCCCATCTGTCCAGTCACTCATTAATGTTAACAGGTCGGCCGCGTGTATTTCAACATCATTAAATGCCTCCCTCGCTTCGAGATGTCAGAAGAGAAGTTATACCAGAACTCTGGTGCTATGTCCTGAATCAACCACTCGAGAGATGGGCTGTCCTGACCCGGGCATCGCTCATGGGCCTGACCCATGACCCGAGCATTCCCGGGATCAACTGCCCGGGACATATCGGGGTATCATCACTCCttccttaaatagtcgggctagagtctactcgctgtcccgattagtCCCTTGTGCCCGGTCAGGAAAGCCATTTTGATACACCTTCTGGACTGAGCATAGCTACACAGACGTCGGTGTATGGTGAAGACTCGCGATGTACATCAATCAATCATATCTCCCACGTTTTTATGTTTTCGAGGATGATTTATCGCAATATTTCGATAGGCGTGTACGTCTTTTCAACTTTTTGGTGCAATTCCCAATGTCCGTCCTGACCGTCTATGTATCCAAAGATTCGACGGTTGTGATTAGCCCCTTGCTATTATAAATATAGCAacatcttttttattttttccaagTTACCATTAAATAGTTGGTCACAAGAGTCAAATGGCGAGCTCCAGTAATCCGTCGAATTCAGATATGGAAGAAGTCTCGTGGCGATTAGTTGAGAAGAAGAAAACCGAGATAGAAGATGAAGTGTTCCATAAGATTGTTCGTTACTGGGAGAAACTTCAGAAATTACAACTTCTCCACGAGACCGGAGAAGCTAATGCTTCTAGACTGGTGGTAAAGATGGAGAAGTATCGGGAACGTCTGAACGTGACCGAAGAGGTGAACATCTTCGAGGGTGATTACA
The Primulina eburnea isolate SZY01 chromosome 5, ASM2296580v1, whole genome shotgun sequence genome window above contains:
- the LOC140832658 gene encoding uncharacterized protein; the encoded protein is MPTASILFVVVLWAAVTAAVTCAGLDSEIQALLSFKLNLHDPRGVMDGWDASTPAAPCDWSGILCADARVHELRLPRMQLGGRLSDQLGNLRLLRRLSLHSNNLNGSIPSSLAECSFLRVIYLQYNLLTGEIPPAFFSNLKNLQVLDLAHNFISGKVYGELQVSLKVLDLSSNSFSGEMPASFSSTHQLQLINFSFNLFSGSIPANIGALQQLQYLWLDDNELYGTIPSALANCSSLIHFSAGDNMLSGVVPATLGSLRSLQVISLPDNQLSGMVSSSLFCKISALNATVKILILSSNGFTGIDSNNGGTCVSVLEVLDLHENQINGVFPDFLNNISTLKSLDISGNSISGMLPDLIGNLVALELFRVGNNSLTGGIPESVTKFVSLKVLDLGNNKFSGLIPDFLGGMKSLNALILGRNLFTGLVPVSLGGISSLESLDLSDNKLTGTVPVELMRLVNLSTLNLSNNKFSDGVLLNVGELKGLEVLNMSGCGFSGVIPSSIGNLMRLKSLDLSKQNLSGELPVELFGLPNLQTVALDDNSLSGEVPEGFSSLSSLQYLNLSSNSFHGGVPITYGFLGSLVALLLSHNRLNGTIPVELSNCSSLKVLELRENGITGDIPSEFSILSDLQRLDLGQNSLTGEIPEGISNCSSLLALLLDSNHISGRIPETLPRLSNLTELDLSSNNLTGVIPANLSTISTLQHLNLSVNDLKGEIPGALASRFSDPSIYAMNENLCGRPLKKNCISTKRQKRRRLILFITVAVAGSLILLFCCCGYIYSLLRWHKKLRADSAGEKKRSPSPGSQGARGSGENGAPKLIMFNNKITYAETEEATRQFDEENVLSRGKYGLLFKATYADGMVLAIRRLPSTSIEENTFHKEAEYLGKVKHCNLTVLRGYYAGPPPDMRLLVYDYMPNGNLGTLLQEASHQEGHVLNWPMRHLIALGIARGLAFLHSVSIIHGDVKPQNVLFDADFEAHLSDFGLDKVTIPTPAEASTSTTPVGTIGYVAPEATLTGEPSKEADVYSFGIVVLEILTGKKPVMFTQDEDIVKWVKRQLQRGQVSELLEPGLLELDPESSEWEEFLLGVKVGLLCTMPDPMERPSMTDVVFMLEGCRLGQELPSSADPTTLPSPN